A part of Acidobacteriota bacterium genomic DNA contains:
- a CDS encoding ribonuclease HI: protein MHSPKKRPGARRAGRTGPSGGTNRGRTLREENLTLAEVLAKYPERTGAGSGVFTDGSAVPNPGPGGWGVVWVEDGRIVRQAHGHDPKTTNNRMELRALIEAFTMLPEDADVGVLSDSELCVNTITRWAPAWERAGWKRKAGPIKNLELVRELLALYRAHPGCKLRWTAAHTGNRWNEYADSLATAWMRSTL, encoded by the coding sequence ATGCACTCGCCGAAGAAGCGCCCCGGCGCGCGACGCGCTGGCCGGACCGGTCCCAGTGGCGGCACGAACCGTGGCCGCACGCTGCGAGAAGAGAACCTCACGCTCGCCGAGGTCCTCGCCAAGTACCCGGAACGCACCGGCGCCGGTTCGGGCGTGTTCACCGACGGCAGCGCCGTCCCGAATCCCGGCCCCGGCGGCTGGGGCGTGGTCTGGGTCGAGGACGGTCGGATCGTCCGGCAGGCGCACGGCCACGACCCGAAGACGACGAACAACCGCATGGAGCTGCGGGCGCTGATCGAGGCGTTCACGATGCTGCCGGAGGATGCCGACGTGGGCGTGCTCAGCGATAGCGAGCTCTGCGTGAACACCATCACCCGCTGGGCGCCGGCCTGGGAACGGGCCGGCTGGAAGCGGAAGGCGGGTCCCATCAAGAACCTGGAACTGGTGCGAGAACTGCTCGCCCTCTACCGCGCGCACCCGGGCTGCAAGCTGCGGTGGACCGCTGCCCACACCGGTAATCGCTGGAACGAGTACGCGGACAGTCTCGCCACCGCCTGGATGCGCTCGACCCTCTAG
- a CDS encoding DUF1501 domain-containing protein, producing the protein MSFDPRQHPTVRPFLTRREMLRQTSTGFGWLALTALMADSAYAGLARQAVPAAGSADGPLAARAPDFAPKVKNVIFCYMSGGLSHVDSFDPKPRLAAEAGQPMPFETERTMFNQDGNIWPSPWEFTNYGQSGIPVSALFPHIGGVADELTVIRSMTAPFMEHAQANFYFHCGMPFTGFPSMGAWITYGLGTENQNLPGFVVLGSGGIPLGGIQVYGNGFLPAVHQGSLIYPGQATPLHNVRPAESDDAQRARLSVIDDLDRGFLDRTGDEPRVEAAIDNYEIAYRMQTAVPELTDLSGETEATQRLYGMDSPNASTAAYGRQCLVARRLVERGVRFVELTMVGTDGMGQAANPWDQHTKLIEGHTANALTVDQPVAGLVKDLRSRGLLDETLVIFSGEFGRTPFIQGTNGRDHNPYGFSLWLAGGGLKKGFIYGQTDEYGYRVVENAHTVRDLHATVLHLLGLDYTGLTYRFGGRDFRLTDVDGHPIRGILS; encoded by the coding sequence ATGTCCTTCGACCCACGCCAGCATCCGACGGTGCGCCCCTTCCTGACCCGGCGCGAGATGTTGCGGCAGACGTCCACCGGTTTCGGCTGGCTCGCGCTGACCGCGCTGATGGCGGACAGCGCCTACGCCGGTCTCGCGCGGCAGGCGGTTCCTGCCGCCGGCTCGGCCGACGGTCCGCTGGCCGCCAGGGCGCCCGATTTTGCGCCGAAGGTGAAGAACGTCATCTTCTGCTACATGTCGGGCGGGCTGTCCCACGTCGATTCCTTCGATCCGAAACCGCGCCTCGCCGCCGAGGCCGGCCAGCCCATGCCGTTCGAGACCGAACGGACGATGTTCAATCAGGACGGCAACATCTGGCCCAGCCCGTGGGAGTTCACCAACTACGGCCAGAGCGGCATCCCGGTCAGCGCGCTCTTCCCGCACATCGGCGGCGTGGCGGACGAGCTGACCGTCATCCGATCGATGACCGCGCCGTTCATGGAGCACGCCCAGGCGAACTTCTACTTCCATTGCGGCATGCCGTTCACCGGCTTCCCCAGCATGGGCGCCTGGATCACCTACGGCCTCGGCACCGAAAACCAGAACCTGCCGGGATTCGTCGTGCTTGGCAGCGGCGGCATCCCGCTCGGCGGCATCCAGGTGTACGGCAACGGCTTCCTGCCGGCGGTCCACCAGGGCTCGCTCATCTACCCGGGGCAGGCGACGCCGCTGCACAACGTCCGGCCGGCGGAATCGGACGATGCGCAGCGCGCCCGGCTGTCGGTGATCGACGACCTCGACCGCGGCTTTCTCGACCGGACCGGCGATGAGCCGCGGGTCGAAGCGGCGATCGACAACTACGAGATCGCCTACCGGATGCAGACGGCGGTGCCCGAGCTTACCGACTTGAGCGGCGAGACCGAGGCGACCCAGCGCTTGTACGGGATGGACTCACCCAACGCGTCGACCGCCGCCTACGGCCGCCAGTGCCTCGTGGCGCGCCGCCTCGTGGAGCGAGGCGTCCGCTTCGTGGAGTTGACGATGGTGGGGACCGACGGCATGGGGCAGGCGGCCAATCCCTGGGATCAGCACACCAAGCTGATAGAGGGCCACACCGCCAATGCGCTAACCGTCGATCAGCCGGTTGCCGGTCTCGTGAAGGACCTGCGCTCGCGCGGCCTGCTCGACGAGACGCTGGTCATCTTCAGCGGCGAGTTCGGCCGCACGCCGTTCATCCAGGGGACCAACGGCCGGGACCACAACCCCTACGGCTTCAGCCTCTGGCTCGCCGGCGGCGGCCTCAAGAAGGGCTTCATCTACGGCCAGACCGACGAGTACGGCTACCGCGTGGTCGAAAACGCCCACACCGTGCGCGACCTCCACGCCACGGTGCTCCACCTGCTCGGTCTCGACTACACCGGCCTCACCTACCGGTTCGGCGGCCGCGATTTCCGGCTGACCGACGTCGACGGCCATCCCATCCGAGGCATCCTGTCGTAA